A stretch of Rhizobium sp. TH2 DNA encodes these proteins:
- a CDS encoding MATE family efflux transporter, with the protein MAEIAERNALVAKGSGWKSHFVETLALGLPLIGAQLAQNGIHVTDIVIIGRIGTNELAAMVLAAQFYFTIFIFGSGFAAAVVPLAAQAFARGDIQQVRRATRMGLWVVMAFSALTMPIVLLSEPVLLALGQNPHVARLASSYLHIAGWSMFPALGFMVLRSFLSAVGRAGFVLYVTLIILVVNAAFAYALVLGHFGMPALGLRGAAIVALGVNILSLVLTIWYIHTKADLQRFEIFVRFWRPDWHVLREVFNLGLPISFTILAEVSLFTVASLLMGWIGTAELAAHGIALQCASLAFMIPLGLAQAATVRVGVAAGANDREALMRASWVVVIISAGIAVIGGLVFAVFPSYFAGLFLDRTKDDAATVLGLATTFVIVAGVFQLVDGLQAIGAGLLRGIKDTRIPMLLALVSYWGIGFVLAYVLAFPLGWGGIGIWLGFVFGLLAASFLLLGRFVILIRRMEA; encoded by the coding sequence ATGGCCGAGATTGCCGAAAGAAATGCGCTCGTGGCGAAAGGAAGTGGCTGGAAAAGCCATTTCGTCGAGACGCTGGCGCTCGGCCTGCCGCTGATCGGCGCGCAGCTCGCGCAGAACGGCATCCATGTCACCGATATCGTGATCATCGGCCGTATCGGCACCAACGAGCTTGCGGCAATGGTGCTCGCCGCGCAGTTCTATTTCACCATCTTCATCTTCGGTTCCGGCTTTGCGGCCGCCGTCGTGCCGCTCGCCGCGCAGGCCTTCGCGCGTGGCGACATACAACAGGTTCGCCGCGCGACGCGTATGGGCCTGTGGGTTGTGATGGCCTTCTCGGCGCTGACCATGCCCATCGTTCTTCTTTCGGAACCCGTGTTGCTAGCGCTGGGCCAGAACCCACATGTGGCGCGGCTCGCGTCGAGCTATCTGCATATCGCCGGATGGAGCATGTTCCCCGCGCTTGGCTTTATGGTGCTGCGGTCGTTCCTGAGCGCGGTGGGCCGCGCCGGCTTTGTACTCTATGTGACGCTGATCATCCTCGTGGTGAATGCGGCCTTCGCCTACGCGCTGGTTCTCGGCCATTTCGGCATGCCGGCGCTGGGGCTGCGGGGCGCGGCGATTGTGGCGCTCGGCGTCAACATCTTGAGCCTCGTGCTGACGATCTGGTATATCCACACCAAGGCCGATCTTCAGCGCTTCGAGATCTTCGTGCGCTTCTGGCGTCCGGATTGGCATGTGCTGAGGGAGGTCTTCAATCTCGGCCTGCCGATCAGCTTTACCATTCTCGCCGAGGTCAGCCTCTTCACCGTTGCGTCGCTGCTCATGGGATGGATCGGTACCGCCGAGCTTGCCGCGCATGGCATTGCGCTTCAATGCGCATCGCTTGCCTTCATGATCCCGCTCGGCCTGGCGCAGGCGGCCACCGTGCGGGTCGGCGTTGCCGCCGGTGCGAACGATCGCGAGGCGCTGATGCGGGCGTCCTGGGTCGTCGTGATAATCTCTGCTGGAATCGCGGTCATTGGCGGGCTGGTTTTCGCCGTCTTCCCGTCTTACTTCGCAGGGCTTTTTCTTGACCGGACGAAAGACGACGCGGCGACCGTGCTGGGCCTCGCAACGACCTTCGTCATTGTTGCCGGTGTCTTCCAGCTGGTCGATGGCCTGCAGGCGATCGGGGCGGGGTTGCTGCGCGGCATCAAGGACACCCGCATACCGATGCTCTTGGCCCTGGTTTCCTATTGGGGAATCGGCTTCGTGCTGGCTTACGTGTTGGCATTTCCGCTGGGTTGGGGCGGCATCGGCATCTGGCTCGGCTTCGTTTTCGGCCTGCTTGCTGCGTCGTTCCTGCTGCTGGGGCGGTTCGTCATTCTCATTCGCCGGATGGAGGCCTGA
- a CDS encoding TCR/Tet family MFS transporter: protein MIDEKRARRGLALVFFILLLDMMGIALIMPVMPAYLKELTGADATQGVMEGSWLFIVYSLMQLLFGTFIGNLSDRFGRRPILLASVLTFAIDNLICAMAGSYWILFVGRVLAGISGASYATASAYVADVSTDETRAKNFGLVGISFGVGFTLGPVIGGLLGEFGPRVPFYVAAGLAFLNFVVAAFLLPETLAPHQRRKFEWKRANPLGGLLQLRKYHGIGWIVTVMFLFWLAHVVYPVVWPFVSDYRYGWGPLMISLSLGAFGIMSAVVMGLALPRIVKRYGEWNTSVIGLVFCAVGFLGYTFAWQGWMVFVVILVACLEGISDPALRAITSAGVPSSEQGDLQGTLTSLSSVTSIVGPLMFSYIFATFSGPGATVHFPGAPYFAAALMTAAGLVIFVLKVPHWRGTGEMAAATHH, encoded by the coding sequence ATGATCGATGAAAAACGCGCCCGTCGCGGGCTCGCGCTGGTATTCTTTATTCTGCTTTTGGACATGATGGGGATCGCCCTCATCATGCCCGTCATGCCGGCCTATCTTAAGGAACTCACCGGCGCCGACGCGACCCAGGGCGTGATGGAAGGCAGCTGGCTGTTCATCGTCTATTCGCTGATGCAGCTATTGTTCGGCACGTTCATCGGCAACCTCTCGGACCGCTTCGGCCGCCGCCCGATCCTACTTGCATCGGTCCTGACCTTCGCGATCGACAACCTGATCTGTGCCATGGCCGGGAGTTACTGGATCCTGTTCGTCGGCCGCGTGCTGGCCGGCATTTCGGGCGCGAGCTACGCGACGGCCTCGGCCTATGTCGCGGATGTATCCACCGACGAGACGCGCGCCAAGAATTTCGGCCTGGTCGGCATTTCCTTCGGTGTCGGCTTCACGCTTGGGCCGGTGATCGGCGGCTTGCTGGGTGAATTCGGGCCGCGCGTGCCCTTCTATGTCGCCGCCGGATTGGCGTTCCTCAATTTTGTCGTCGCGGCCTTCCTGCTGCCAGAGACGCTCGCGCCGCATCAACGCCGCAAGTTCGAATGGAAGCGCGCCAATCCGCTCGGCGGGCTGCTGCAACTCAGGAAATATCACGGCATCGGTTGGATCGTGACCGTCATGTTCCTGTTCTGGCTGGCGCATGTGGTCTATCCGGTCGTCTGGCCATTCGTCTCCGATTACCGCTATGGCTGGGGTCCGCTGATGATCAGTCTGTCGCTCGGTGCCTTCGGCATCATGAGTGCCGTGGTAATGGGCTTGGCTTTGCCACGGATCGTCAAGCGCTACGGTGAGTGGAACACATCGGTCATCGGCCTGGTCTTCTGCGCCGTCGGCTTTCTCGGCTATACCTTCGCCTGGCAAGGCTGGATGGTGTTCGTGGTCATCCTCGTCGCCTGCCTCGAGGGTATTTCCGACCCGGCGCTCAGGGCGATCACCTCGGCCGGCGTGCCGTCATCCGAACAGGGCGACCTGCAGGGAACGCTGACGAGCCTTTCGAGCGTTACCTCGATCGTCGGGCCTTTGATGTTTTCCTATATCTTCGCGACCTTCTCCGGTCCGGGCGCGACTGTTCATTTTCCTGGCGCACCCTATTTCGCCGCCGCCCTGATGACGGCGGCGGGCCTCGTGATCTTCGTGCTCAAGGTGCCGCATTGGCGCGGCACGGGCGAAATGGCGGCTGCAACCCATCACTGA
- a CDS encoding M10 family metallopeptidase C-terminal domain-containing protein: protein MLSGKQGKDILVHKAVEASTLREMDIISAFDGAAGDRTNLKTIDAESGSRTSDAFDFIGEAAFSGKAGALHFQVSGDTTTLYVDGDGSADFAIQFDRLLSLRERDFVL from the coding sequence ATGCTCTCGGGCAAACAGGGCAAGGATATTCTTGTGCACAAGGCCGTCGAGGCCTCGACTTTGCGTGAGATGGATATCATATCTGCGTTTGATGGTGCTGCCGGTGATCGGACAAATCTGAAGACGATCGATGCGGAAAGCGGCTCACGCACCAGCGATGCATTCGATTTCATTGGTGAAGCCGCGTTTTCAGGCAAGGCGGGCGCGCTTCACTTCCAGGTCTCCGGGGATACGACGACGCTCTATGTCGACGGAGACGGCAGTGCAGACTTTGCCATTCAGTTCGACCGCCTCTTGTCACTGCGCGAAAGAGATTTCGTGCTGTGA
- a CDS encoding neutral zinc metallopeptidase, which yields MDLKDSRESDNVEDVRGMGRGPGPGSDPFGRRGMNIPIGNMRGGSIGSIVMIGIVLLVLHFMGVDVMSLLGGGTDATTSRPSDSQSVQTQNSNDESSVFIRKVLGETEDAWNGIFAASGEKYVEPKLVMFSGQVPSACGTASSASGPFYCPVDQKVYLDTAFFDEMRRQFKADGDFAQAYVVAHEVGHHVQNLTGVLPQFNRARQSMSESQANEMSVRVELQADCYAGIWGKYTDQKGILESGDLEEALNAAHQIGDDTLQKRSQGYVVPDSFTHGTAAQRAKWFRRGFDTGRVDACNTLSGPI from the coding sequence ATGGATCTGAAGGACAGCAGGGAATCCGACAACGTCGAAGACGTGCGCGGAATGGGACGTGGCCCCGGGCCAGGCAGTGATCCTTTCGGCCGGCGCGGGATGAATATTCCCATCGGCAACATGCGCGGCGGCAGCATCGGTTCCATCGTGATGATCGGCATCGTCCTGCTTGTTCTGCATTTCATGGGCGTGGATGTCATGTCTCTATTGGGCGGTGGTACCGACGCGACAACGTCACGCCCCAGCGACAGCCAAAGCGTGCAGACGCAGAATTCCAACGATGAGTCCTCGGTGTTCATCCGAAAGGTGCTCGGCGAGACGGAAGATGCCTGGAATGGTATTTTCGCGGCGAGCGGTGAGAAATATGTCGAGCCCAAGCTGGTGATGTTCAGCGGCCAGGTTCCCTCGGCCTGCGGCACCGCGAGTTCCGCGTCAGGTCCGTTCTATTGCCCCGTCGACCAGAAGGTCTATCTCGATACGGCGTTCTTCGATGAGATGCGTCGCCAATTCAAGGCCGATGGCGACTTCGCCCAGGCCTATGTGGTCGCACATGAGGTCGGACACCACGTGCAGAATCTCACGGGTGTGCTGCCGCAGTTCAACCGCGCGCGGCAGTCGATGAGTGAATCGCAGGCCAATGAAATGTCGGTCAGGGTCGAGCTTCAGGCGGATTGCTATGCCGGGATCTGGGGTAAATACACGGACCAGAAGGGTATTCTCGAAAGCGGCGACCTCGAAGAGGCCCTCAACGCCGCCCACCAGATCGGCGACGATACGCTGCAGAAGCGCTCACAGGGCTATGTCGTGCCGGACTCCTTCACGCACGGAACGGCGGCCCAGCGCGCCAAGTGGTTCCGCCGCGGTTTCGACACGGGTAGGGTAGACGCCTGCAACACATTGTCCGGCCCGATTTGA
- a CDS encoding methyl-accepting chemotaxis protein: MLFKSATGRNIFAIAASGLVATLATAGVLFTIAYKDSEEASLEQMRQIASNNALSIEKSMAQGMQTVDNLKSTLTAMKLGGATDRANADRLLETLLRDNKMALGVWTGWDPNAFDGKDAEFVGKKGHDKTGRYVPYWVKSGDKIINEPLLDYTVSGAGDYYILAHDQQKSVVIEPYVYPIDGKPQLITSLVSPIMIDGKAVGVAGMDISLESANTALAAIRPMGDGFLSLVTGSGSILAHPVKELAGKSIKDAGEMAQGWDKLIANPGVENEATISDGTTYMSVAYPVKLTAENNWYAVVSIPKKTVFASLYHMAWMAAAVTAIAAILLAGLGLLISRRFIARISNVIGQTDRIAKGDLDVVLSDAEKKDEIGDLSRSLAMLLENNRHKVELEAQAHANQAQQEKERADRARITSAQEEEVRFAVTELAGGLKQLSDGDMTIRLDKPFTGALEQIRNDFNGSIEKLQEALVSFSENAATIESGSKEIRSAADDLSRRTEQQAASVEETAAALEQITTSVKDSTTRAEEAGSLVAKTKDGAEKSGEVVRNAVAAMSEIERSSQSISNIIGVIDEIAFQTNLLALNAGVEAARAGEAGKGFAVVAQEVRELAQRSANAAKEIKGLITSSGDHVKRGVSLVGETGQALEMIVVEVQQINSNVQAIVQAAREQSIGLQEINTAVNQMDQGTQQNAAMVEETNAAAHTLATEVTSLSSRLGQFNLGGRTAHSRVEPVRHSQPVAARPAAIRPASAPVRIAPAAVSRAVPAASPARALGNKLAAAFPAAPAPSGGEWEEF; the protein is encoded by the coding sequence ATGCTTTTCAAATCTGCAACCGGTCGGAACATCTTTGCAATCGCAGCCTCCGGGCTGGTTGCGACGCTGGCAACGGCGGGCGTGCTTTTCACCATTGCCTACAAGGATTCCGAGGAAGCAAGCCTGGAGCAGATGCGCCAGATCGCCAGTAACAACGCACTCAGCATCGAAAAATCCATGGCGCAGGGGATGCAGACCGTCGACAATCTCAAGAGCACACTCACCGCGATGAAGCTCGGCGGCGCGACCGATCGCGCCAATGCCGACAGACTGCTGGAGACGCTGCTCAGGGACAACAAGATGGCGCTGGGCGTATGGACGGGCTGGGACCCGAATGCCTTCGACGGCAAGGATGCAGAATTCGTCGGCAAGAAGGGCCACGACAAGACCGGCCGCTATGTTCCTTACTGGGTCAAGAGCGGCGATAAGATCATCAATGAGCCGCTGCTCGATTACACGGTTTCCGGCGCCGGCGACTATTACATTCTTGCTCATGATCAACAGAAGTCCGTGGTTATCGAGCCCTATGTCTATCCCATTGACGGCAAGCCGCAATTGATCACCTCGCTCGTCTCGCCGATCATGATCGACGGCAAGGCGGTCGGCGTCGCTGGCATGGATATCTCGCTCGAAAGCGCCAACACGGCCCTCGCTGCCATCCGCCCGATGGGCGACGGCTTCCTGAGCCTGGTTACCGGCTCCGGCAGCATCCTGGCGCATCCCGTCAAGGAACTCGCCGGCAAGTCGATCAAGGACGCCGGCGAAATGGCCCAGGGCTGGGACAAGCTCATTGCCAACCCCGGCGTCGAAAATGAAGCAACCATTTCCGACGGCACGACCTATATGTCAGTCGCCTATCCCGTCAAACTGACGGCGGAAAATAACTGGTACGCTGTAGTTTCCATCCCGAAGAAAACGGTTTTTGCCAGTCTCTATCACATGGCCTGGATGGCTGCAGCCGTCACCGCCATTGCTGCCATTCTGCTCGCGGGCCTCGGCCTGCTGATTTCGCGCCGCTTCATCGCCCGCATTTCAAATGTCATCGGCCAGACCGACCGAATCGCCAAGGGCGATCTCGACGTCGTGCTCTCCGACGCCGAGAAAAAGGACGAAATCGGCGATCTTTCCCGCTCGCTCGCTATGCTTCTCGAAAACAACCGCCACAAGGTCGAACTCGAGGCACAGGCACATGCCAATCAGGCCCAACAGGAAAAGGAGCGCGCCGATCGCGCCCGCATCACATCAGCCCAGGAGGAGGAAGTGCGCTTCGCGGTCACCGAACTCGCCGGCGGCCTCAAGCAGCTCTCGGACGGCGATATGACGATCCGTCTCGACAAGCCGTTCACCGGCGCGCTCGAGCAGATCCGCAACGACTTCAACGGCTCGATCGAAAAACTGCAGGAAGCGCTCGTCTCCTTCTCGGAAAATGCCGCCACGATCGAATCGGGCTCGAAGGAAATCCGCTCCGCCGCCGACGACCTGTCGCGCCGGACCGAGCAGCAGGCCGCCTCCGTGGAAGAAACCGCAGCCGCGCTCGAACAGATCACGACCTCGGTCAAGGATTCGACCACGCGCGCCGAGGAAGCCGGTTCGCTGGTTGCCAAGACCAAGGACGGCGCCGAAAAATCCGGTGAAGTCGTTCGCAATGCCGTGGCCGCGATGAGCGAGATCGAGCGTTCCTCGCAGTCAATCTCCAATATCATCGGCGTCATCGACGAGATCGCCTTCCAGACCAACCTGCTGGCACTGAACGCGGGCGTCGAGGCAGCCCGTGCGGGTGAAGCCGGCAAGGGTTTTGCCGTCGTCGCGCAGGAAGTCCGCGAACTTGCCCAGCGCTCGGCCAACGCGGCGAAGGAGATTAAGGGCCTGATCACCTCGTCGGGTGATCACGTCAAGCGCGGCGTCAGCCTTGTCGGCGAGACCGGTCAGGCACTGGAAATGATCGTTGTCGAAGTCCAGCAGATCAACAGCAACGTCCAGGCCATCGTCCAGGCAGCACGTGAGCAGTCCATCGGGCTCCAGGAAATCAACACGGCCGTCAACCAGATGGATCAGGGAACCCAGCAGAACGCGGCCATGGTCGAGGAAACCAATGCCGCGGCCCATACGCTGGCGACGGAAGTGACCTCGTTGTCGAGCCGCCTTGGCCAGTTCAATCTCGGCGGCCGCACCGCGCACTCCCGCGTGGAACCTGTCCGGCATTCGCAGCCTGTTGCAGCAAGACCGGCGGCCATCAGGCCGGCCTCGGCCCCGGTACGCATCGCGCCGGCAGCCGTCTCCCGCGCAGTGCCTGCCGCCTCCCCTGCCCGCGCGCTCGGCAACAAGCTGGCAGCAGCTTTCCCTGCCGCCCCCGCACCAAGCGGCGGCGAGTGGGAAGAATTCTAG
- a CDS encoding zinc-dependent alcohol dehydrogenase family protein gives MKAMRLESVGNLFVRDVEKPRPGPDDLLVRVEACGVCGTDRHLLLGEFPSKPPVTIGHEFAGIIEAIGTDVTGFKIGDRVTGDPNISCGRCPQCMAGRVNLCRNLQAIGIHRDGGFAEYVIVPQKQAFSIPLDLDPMHGAFCEPLACCLHGVDMAEIRTGSSVVVLGGGVIGLLVVQLARLAGATTVILSTRQESKRRLAEELGATASVDPSSSDIIEAITGPNGLVPRGVDVVIECAGVAETVEQTTRLAKAGGTVVILGVMPQGAKVQIEPFDILFRELRVLGSFINPFVHRRAADLVASGAINVEKLISRRVSLNEAPEVVRNPARAGEVKVLVVP, from the coding sequence ATGAAGGCCATGCGGCTCGAATCCGTCGGAAATCTCTTCGTGCGGGACGTGGAAAAGCCGCGGCCCGGTCCGGATGATCTGCTGGTTCGGGTTGAGGCCTGCGGCGTCTGCGGCACGGACCGTCACCTTCTGCTTGGCGAGTTTCCGTCCAAGCCGCCCGTGACCATTGGACACGAGTTCGCCGGCATCATCGAGGCCATCGGCACCGACGTGACCGGCTTCAAGATCGGCGACCGCGTTACCGGCGACCCGAACATTTCCTGCGGCCGCTGCCCCCAATGCATGGCCGGACGCGTCAACCTGTGCCGCAATCTGCAGGCTATCGGCATCCACCGGGATGGCGGCTTTGCCGAATATGTCATCGTGCCGCAAAAGCAGGCTTTCTCCATTCCGCTCGACCTCGACCCGATGCATGGTGCCTTCTGCGAACCGCTCGCCTGCTGCCTTCACGGCGTGGATATGGCCGAGATCAGGACGGGTTCATCCGTGGTCGTCCTCGGCGGCGGCGTGATCGGCCTCCTGGTCGTGCAGCTTGCCCGGCTGGCTGGCGCGACAACCGTCATTCTCTCGACCCGACAGGAATCAAAACGCCGGCTCGCCGAAGAACTGGGCGCAACGGCAAGCGTCGATCCCTCCTCTTCGGACATTATCGAGGCAATCACTGGTCCAAACGGCCTCGTGCCCCGCGGCGTCGATGTCGTCATCGAATGCGCCGGCGTGGCGGAAACCGTGGAGCAAACGACGCGACTCGCCAAGGCGGGCGGCACCGTGGTTATCCTCGGCGTCATGCCGCAGGGCGCCAAGGTGCAGATCGAGCCCTTCGATATCCTGTTCCGCGAGCTTCGTGTGCTGGGCTCCTTCATCAACCCCTTCGTCCATCGCCGCGCCGCCGATCTTGTGGCGTCGGGCGCCATCAATGTCGAGAAGCTGATCTCACGCCGCGTATCGCTGAATGAAGCTCCGGAGGTCGTCCGCAATCCGGCCCGCGCAGGCGAGGTCAAAGTGCTGGTGGTGCCTTAG
- the carB gene encoding carbamoyl-phosphate synthase large subunit, which translates to MPKRQDIKSILIIGAGPIVIGQACEFDYSGTQACKALREEGYRVILVNSNPATIMTDPDLADVTYVEPITPEVVAKIIAKERPDALLPTMGGQTALNTALSLRRMGVLDRYNVEMIGAKPDAIDMAEDRALFREAMKRIGLETPKSMLANATDIKDLDRKSHEAERAKLKSELSGAELDVALDALENRWNLGESDRKQRYMSHAQAIAAQAMDFVGLPAIIRPSFTLGGTGGGIAYNRSEFFEIVGSGLDASPTTEVLIEESVLGWKEYEMEVVRDKADNCIIICSIENIDPMGVHTGDSITVAPALTLTDKEYQIMRNASIAVLREIGVETGGSNVQFAVNPADGRLVVIEMNPRVSRSSALASKATGFPIAKIAAKLAIGYTLDELDNDITGGATPASFEPSIDYVVTKIPRFAFEKFPGASPMLTTAMKSVGEVMAIGRTFQESLQKALRGLETGLTGLDEIEIPGLGDSDDHNAIRAAIGTPTPDRLRQVAQALRMGLSEDEVHGACKIDPWFIAQIKSIVDMEARIREHGLPEDAENLRMLKAMGFSDARLATLTNKRPKEVAEIRNRLNVRPVYKRIDTCAAEFASPTAYMYSTYETPFVGAARSEAQVSDRKKVVILGGGPNRIGQGIEFDYCCCHAAFALKDAGFEAIMVNCNPETVSTDYDTSDRLYFEPLTAEDVIEILKIEQERGELLGVIVQFGGQTPLKLADALERAGIPILGTAPDMIDLAEDRDRFQKLLMKLDLTQPLNGIAYSVEQSRLVATEIGFPLVVRPSYVLGGRAMQIIHSESQLQTYLLDTVPELVPEDIKARYPNDKTGQINTLLGKNPLLFDSYLTNAIEVDVDCLSDGKDVYICGIMEHIEEAGIHSGDSACSLPPRTLSNEILDELERQTKMLAKALNVGGFMNVQYAIKDGVIYILEVNPRASRTVPFVAKTIGAPIAKIAARVMAGETLNTAFHAYVPERPDPRALKHIAVKEAVFPFAKFPGVDTLLGPEMRSTGEVIGLDTDFALAFAKAQLGAGVELPRSGTVFVSVRDDDKPRVLPAIRLLDEIGFKVLATAGTQRFLIENGIKSAKINKVLEGRPHIEDAIRNRQVQLVINTTDGNKAISDSKSLRRAALMQKVPYYTTMSGALSAAEAIKALKAGSLDIKPLQAYFA; encoded by the coding sequence ATGCCGAAGCGCCAGGATATCAAATCGATCCTCATCATTGGTGCCGGCCCGATCGTGATCGGTCAGGCCTGCGAATTCGATTATTCCGGCACACAGGCCTGCAAGGCGCTCAGGGAAGAAGGCTACCGCGTCATCCTGGTCAATTCCAACCCCGCCACGATCATGACCGACCCCGATCTCGCCGACGTCACCTATGTCGAGCCGATCACGCCCGAAGTCGTCGCCAAGATCATCGCCAAGGAGCGCCCTGACGCGCTGCTGCCGACCATGGGCGGCCAGACTGCGCTCAACACCGCGCTGTCGCTCCGCCGCATGGGCGTGCTCGACCGCTACAATGTCGAGATGATCGGCGCCAAGCCCGATGCCATCGACATGGCGGAAGACCGCGCGCTGTTCCGTGAAGCCATGAAGCGCATCGGTCTCGAAACCCCGAAATCGATGCTCGCCAACGCCACCGACATCAAGGATCTCGACCGCAAGAGCCATGAAGCCGAGCGCGCCAAGTTGAAGTCCGAATTGTCGGGCGCCGAGCTCGACGTCGCGCTCGACGCGCTGGAAAACCGCTGGAACCTCGGCGAGAGCGACCGTAAGCAGCGCTATATGAGCCATGCCCAGGCGATTGCCGCCCAGGCAATGGATTTCGTCGGCCTGCCCGCCATCATCCGTCCGTCCTTCACGCTCGGCGGCACCGGCGGCGGCATTGCCTATAACCGCTCGGAATTCTTCGAGATCGTCGGCTCCGGCCTCGATGCCTCCCCCACCACCGAAGTGCTGATCGAAGAGTCGGTGCTCGGCTGGAAGGAATATGAGATGGAAGTGGTCCGCGACAAGGCGGACAATTGCATCATCATCTGCTCGATCGAGAACATCGATCCGATGGGCGTCCATACGGGCGACTCCATCACGGTCGCGCCGGCGCTGACGCTGACCGACAAGGAATACCAGATCATGCGCAACGCCTCGATCGCGGTGCTGCGCGAGATCGGCGTCGAGACCGGCGGCTCGAACGTGCAGTTCGCCGTCAATCCGGCCGATGGCCGTCTGGTCGTCATCGAAATGAACCCGCGCGTCTCGCGCTCCTCGGCACTCGCCTCCAAGGCCACCGGCTTCCCGATCGCCAAGATCGCCGCGAAGCTCGCGATCGGCTACACGCTCGACGAACTCGACAACGACATCACCGGCGGCGCGACCCCCGCGTCCTTCGAGCCTTCGATCGACTATGTCGTTACCAAGATCCCGCGCTTTGCCTTCGAGAAATTCCCCGGCGCCTCGCCGATGCTGACCACCGCCATGAAGTCGGTCGGCGAAGTCATGGCCATCGGCCGCACCTTCCAGGAGAGCCTGCAGAAGGCGCTGCGTGGGCTGGAAACCGGCCTCACCGGCCTCGACGAGATCGAAATCCCCGGCCTCGGCGACAGCGACGACCACAACGCAATCCGCGCCGCGATCGGCACGCCGACGCCGGACCGGCTGCGGCAGGTCGCACAGGCGCTTCGCATGGGCCTGAGCGAGGACGAAGTTCACGGCGCCTGCAAGATCGACCCGTGGTTCATCGCCCAGATCAAGTCGATTGTCGATATGGAAGCCCGCATCCGTGAGCACGGCCTGCCCGAGGATGCCGAGAACCTGCGGATGCTCAAGGCCATGGGCTTCTCCGACGCCCGCCTCGCGACGCTGACCAACAAGCGCCCGAAGGAAGTGGCCGAGATCCGCAATCGTCTCAACGTCCGCCCTGTCTACAAGCGCATCGACACCTGCGCCGCCGAGTTCGCCTCACCCACCGCCTATATGTATTCGACCTACGAGACGCCCTTCGTCGGCGCCGCCCGTTCCGAGGCGCAAGTCTCGGACCGCAAGAAGGTCGTCATTCTCGGCGGCGGCCCGAACCGCATCGGCCAGGGCATCGAGTTCGACTATTGCTGCTGCCATGCGGCCTTCGCGCTGAAGGATGCCGGCTTCGAAGCGATCATGGTCAACTGCAACCCGGAAACCGTGTCCACCGACTACGACACGTCCGACCGGCTCTATTTCGAGCCACTGACGGCCGAAGACGTCATCGAGATCCTCAAGATCGAGCAGGAACGCGGCGAGCTTCTCGGCGTCATCGTCCAGTTCGGCGGCCAGACGCCGCTCAAGCTCGCGGACGCGCTGGAACGTGCCGGCATCCCGATCCTCGGCACCGCGCCCGACATGATCGATCTCGCCGAGGACCGCGACCGCTTCCAGAAGCTCCTGATGAAGCTCGACCTCACGCAGCCGCTGAACGGCATTGCCTATTCGGTCGAACAGTCACGCCTTGTCGCCACCGAAATCGGCTTCCCGCTCGTCGTCCGCCCGTCCTACGTGCTCGGCGGCCGCGCGATGCAGATCATCCATTCCGAGAGCCAGCTCCAGACCTACCTGCTCGACACAGTTCCCGAGCTTGTCCCCGAAGACATCAAGGCCCGCTATCCCAACGACAAGACCGGCCAAATCAACACCTTGCTCGGCAAGAACCCGCTGCTGTTCGATAGCTACCTGACCAACGCGATCGAAGTCGATGTCGACTGCCTCTCGGATGGCAAGGACGTCTATATCTGCGGTATCATGGAGCATATCGAGGAAGCCGGCATCCATTCGGGTGACAGCGCCTGCTCGCTGCCGCCGCGCACGCTCAGCAATGAAATCCTCGACGAGCTCGAGCGCCAGACCAAGATGCTGGCAAAGGCGCTCAATGTCGGCGGCTTCATGAATGTCCAATATGCCATCAAGGATGGCGTGATCTACATTCTGGAAGTCAATCCGCGCGCCTCGCGCACCGTTCCCTTCGTCGCCAAGACCATCGGCGCCCCGATCGCCAAGATCGCCGCCCGCGTCATGGCCGGCGAAACGCTCAACACCGCCTTCCATGCCTATGTGCCGGAGCGGCCCGACCCGCGCGCGCTGAAGCACATCGCGGTCAAGGAAGCCGTGTTCCCCTTCGCAAAGTTCCCGGGCGTCGATACGCTGCTTGGGCCGGAAATGCGCTCGACGGGCGAAGTCATCGGCCTCGATACCGATTTCGCCTTGGCCTTCGCCAAGGCCCAGCTCGGCGCCGGCGTCGAACTGCCCCGCTCCGGCACGGTCTTCGTTTCGGTACGCGATGACGACAAGCCACGCGTTCTGCCGGCAATCCGCCTGCTCGACGAGATCGGCTTCAAGGTTCTGGCGACAGCCGGCACCCAGCGCTTCCTGATCGAGAACGGCATCAAGTCCGCCAAGATCAACAAGGTGCTGGAAGGCCGTCCGCATATCGAGGACGCGATCCGCAACCGCCAGGTCCAGCTCGTCATCAACACGACCGACGGCAACAAGGCGATCTCGGATTCGAAATCGCTCCGCCGCGCCGCGCTTATGCAGAAGGTGCCTTACTACACCACGATGTCCGGCGCCCTTTCCGCCGCCGAGGCGATCAAGGCACTCAAGGCCGGCAGCCTGGATATCAAGCCGTTGCAGGCTTATTTCGCCTAA